Proteins found in one Vulpes vulpes isolate BD-2025 chromosome 13, VulVul3, whole genome shotgun sequence genomic segment:
- the ADAM15 gene encoding disintegrin and metalloproteinase domain-containing protein 15 isoform X17, protein MLDLGPGDLQAPPNISRIQDLFLPGHTCALRQHASGPTQAPLEQPPGQRHSCTRRRRDVVAETKIIELVIVADHSETQRYPDSQQLLNRMLKVTFLLDTFFRPLNVRVVLVGLEAWTQRDLVEISQDPGLTLDNFLRWRRVDLLPRLPHDSAQLVTATSFSGPTVGMAVQNSICSPDFSGGVNMDHSTSVLGVASSIAHELGHSLGLDHDLPGNSCPCPGPAPAKSCIMEASTDFLPGLNFSNCSRQALEKALLDGMGSCLFERLPSLPSMATVCGNMFVEPGEQCDCGFPDDCTDPCCDYFTCQLRPGAQCASNGLCCQNCQLRPAGWQCRPARGDCDLPEFCPGDSSHCPPDVSLGDGEPCAGGQAVCVQGRCASYAQQCQALWGPGAQPTAPLCLIAANTRGDAFGSCGRSPNGSYMSCAPKDAMCGQLQCQGGQAQPLLGSARDLHWEVLEANGTQPRLNCSWVHLDLGDDVAQPLLALPGTACGPDLICIDHQCQPVDVLRAQECRSKCHGHGVCDSKGHCHCEEGWAPPDCTSHVRATSSLTTGLPLSLLLVVVLVLLGASYWHRARLRQRLCQLKGPSCQYRAAQSGPSECPGPPQRVLLMPGAKQAGILGFPAPPSRPLPPDPLPKRLQAELADRPNPPTRPLPADPVVRHPKGPAKPPPPRKPLPANPQGRGPSGDLPGPGAGIPPLVVPSRPAPPPPAASSSLYL, encoded by the exons ATGTTAGACCTTGGGCCTGGGGACCTGCAGGCCCCCCCAAACATCTCCCGGATCCAGGACCTCTTCCTGCCAGGCCACACCTGTGCCCTGAGACAGCATGCATCTGggcccactcaggctcccctggaGCAGCCCCCGGGACAACGCCACAGCTGCACTCGG CGGCGGCGGGACGTGGTGGCAGAGACCAAGATTATTGAGCTGGTGATAGTGGCCGATCACTCTGAG ACGCAGAGGTACCCGGACTCCCAGCAGCTGCTGAACCGCATGCTGAAAGTGACCTTCCTCTTGGACACA TTCTTCCGGCCCCTGAATGTCCGGGTGGTGTTAGTGGGCCTGGAGGCCTGGACCCAGCGCGACCTGGTGGAGATAAGCCAGGACCCAGGCCTCACACTGGACAATTTCCTCCGCTGGCGCCGGGTGGACTTGCTGCCTCGACTGCCCCATGACAGTGCCCAGCTGGTGAC TGCTACTTCATTCTCTGGGCCCACAGTGGGCATGGCCGTTCAGAACTCCATCTGTTCTCCTGACTTCTCAGGAGGGGTGAATATG GACCACTCCACCAGTGTCCTGGGAGTTGCATCCTCAATAGCTCACGAGTTGGGCCACAGCTTGGGCCTGGACCACGACTTGCCCGGGAACAGCTGCCCTTGCCCCGGGCCGGCCCCTGCCAAGAGCTGCATCATGGAAGCTTCCACAGA CTTCCTGCCGGGCCTGAACTTCAGCAACTGCAGCCGACAGGCCCTGGAGAAAGCCCTCCTGGATGGGATGGGCAGCTGCCTCTTTGAACGGCTTCCCAGCCTGCCCTCTATGGCCACTGTGTGTGGGAATATGTTTGTGGAGCCTGGAGAACAGTGTGATTGTGGCTTCCCGGAC GACTGCACTGACCCCTGCTGTGACTACTTCACCTGCCAGCTGAGGCCAGGGGCACAGTGTGCATCTAATGGGCTCTGCTGTCAAAACTGCCAG CTGCGCCCGGCTGGCTGGCAGTGCCGTCCTGCCCGAGGGGACTGCGACTTACCCGAATTCTGTCCAGGAGACAGCTCCCATTGCCCTCCTGATGTCAGCCTGGGTGACGGCGAGCCATGTGCAGGGGGACAGGCTGTGTGTGTACAAGGGCGCTGTGCTTCCTACGCCCAGCAGTGCCAGGCTCTCTGGGGACCAGGGGCCCAGCCCACTGCACCACTTTGCCTCATTGCTGCCAATACTCGAGGGGATGCATTTGGGAGCTGTGGGCGCAGCCCTAACGGCAGCTACATGTCCTGTGCCCCTAA AGATGCCATGTGTGGACAGCTCCAGTGCCAGGGGGGTCAGGCCCAGCCTCTGCTGGGCTCAGCCCGGGATCTGCACTGGGAGGTGCTAGAAGCCAACGGGACCCAGCCAAGGCTGAACTGCAGCTGGGTCCACCTGGACCTGGGTGACGATGTGGCCCAGCCCCTCCTAGCGCTGCCCGGCACAGCCTGTGGTCCTGACCTG ATATGCATTGACCATCAGTGCCAGCCCGTGGACGTCCTGCGTGCCCAGGAATGTCGAAGCAAATGTCACGGGCACGGG GTCTGTGACAGCAAAGGACATTGCCACTGTGAGGAGGGCTGGGCCCCCCCTGACTGCACCAGCCATGTCAGAG CAACCAGCTCCCTGACCACAGGGCTGCCCCTCAGCCTCCTGTTGGTGGTAGTCTTGGTGCTGCTTGGTGCCAGCTACTGGCACCGTGCTCGCCTGCGTCAACGACTCTGTCAGCTCAAAGGGCCCAGCTGCCAGTACAG AGCGGCCCAGTCCGGTCCCTCAGAATGCCCAGGACCCCCACAGAGGGTCCTGCTGATGCCAGGGGCCAAG CAGGCTGGTATTCTTGGCTTCCCAGCACCCCCCTCCAGACCGCTGCCTCCTGACCCTCTGCCCAAGAGACTCCAG GCTGAGCTGGCTGACCGGCCCAATCCCCCCACCCGCCCTCTGCCCGCTGACCCGGTGGTGAGGCACCCGAAG GGGCCTGCCAAGCCCCCTCCCCCGAGGAAGCCACTGCCTGCCAACCCCCAGGGCCGGGGCCCTTCGGGTGACCTGCCTGGCCCAGGAGCTGGAATCCCGCCTCTAGTGGTACCATCCAG GCCTGCGCCGCCGCCCCCAGCAGCGTCCTCCTCGCTCTACCTCTGA